The nucleotide sequence tttattcattcattcatactacacagtacaaaaaaaaaatgtattccgcCTCAGCCTCCCGTCTTTGGTCTGGGTCAGGCCAGAGAATCTCATCCACATCACAGGCTATATTAGCCCTAGCCTGGCAGCGGGGGTAAAATCCTCTTGCATGCCTGATCCACCCCTGGCACGCATCTACTGACACGAGGTGAACAAGCATATAAGGTTCTCGATCATACATTTTCCACTAGTGTTGTAGaaaagaccacctaaaccgagaccaagtcaagaccaagactttgaagggccgagaccgagaccgagtcaagaccaagaccaagacaggccgagaccgagtcaagaccaagaccagtgcatgtccccacacttatgataaaatatggaatatgcatatgattggcacttctctcgtatgatCAACTAAACTGGCTCTAATTTCATCTGAGACTGCttgtcttcctcctcctcctcctcctcctcctcctcctcctcctcctcctcctcctcctcctcctcctcctcatcctcatcctcttcctctccctcctccttcaccatgtcctcttcctcctccttcaccacccaagtcctcttcctctccctcctcaaCCTCTTCCTTCATTTCTTTGTGGATCCATTGTTCCAAAGCTCAAATGAACTGACTCTGGCACTTTTATGTATCTTGAAAGTTCTGATTGATGTGTGTTAAATTTTGACTCTTAGTGTTTTCacctgggtaattgtgtgctaattgagctgaaactatgctgacttgagtgaacaatattgaatgctagtgctttctaaatgaccacatggtctaggcaatgagaaattaagggatttgtgtgtagagttttgcagtgacagttcaacaaatctgactcatgtgtcaaaacagggaatagtgtttatagtttagtgaaatgggtgtgctttttgataaatggcgttatggttttgaaattttaattcaaaagcctggttatagtgtttaagcaatcgagaaaaactgtaaacattcgccgtatccggtcggctaaactccgaacacatcttccctttttaagaatgacttcagtgccgctctttgttcttttctcagagaaaagcttaactccaagtcttccagagtcgcggtcagagctgattcgaaagaccgccgccgtttgccagtttctatgtttactagaagcatgcaagcgcaactcggccgtcgtcattatggccccgcccgccgactctatacacgatgtgattgggccgtccagattctgaggaatacagctcagatggctagacgacacttgcgggcaaattaaatttgctgccgctagggtgcgtctagatttctaggctagcaataTTCCATAGTGATAAGaattgtcaattttgatttcatagtGACTCATGTTGACTTTCAATGTCTATAATTTTATGATAATTTTACATAACCTAACTGTAATGTAAAACgaatgtaggcctattattacAACTGTAATGTTCACTTTCATGTGCCATCAAGCCACTGAGGAGCATTTGATGAAAGCTGATATTCATATTAGTTTGTAAACCCATCTCTGAGGTTCTCTCGATGTGAGATAAATGATGGCTCACCTTCTCTCCACATGTGTAGAGTCTCCAGGTAACACACTAGATGAAATCTTttctataaatgtatttaaaataaaaaaggtgttAATAATGTTGGTTATATTATAATggaaacatttatttatgtaaaaCAATTCGTTTAAGCTGTCAACATGCTCACCTAAGCTTCCCCTGCTCAAGCTGTTGATGAATAGCGCCTCAGTGGCGCCCTCTAGTGTGAGAGTTAGATCAGGACAACCAGGAGTCATGTCTGCGGGAGGTTTGTCCTCATCTTCAGGCACAGTGGAAGAGTTCTGCTTTAGGACGATGAGTTCCTGTGCAGATTGGGCTGATGGTGAAGAGCTGGCGGGCGTAATGAAGCCAACCGACTCCATGCTATCAGAAGATGTGGAGTAGGAGGAGGAGATCACTGCTAATGTATCAAACATCTCCTCCTGTATGGATGAATGAGGTAATTATTACTAGGTTGATGGTTGCATCCATTGTAAATGAATGTGGTTGTATCTGTGAGCACACCTCTGTCTGCAGAGGCAGGGCTTCCTCACACTCTTCCTCAACTGCTCCTTTCTTGAACTCATGGTAAATGTCCACTGATGTGATATTAGTGACATGACACGAGGCCTGAGATGAGAGAGACAGTTCTGGGCTGTTCACGCTATTCTCCGAGTACTTTGGCAGCACCACACTAAAAAGCAGGTGATTTTGTTAACAGTTGATCAGAAACATATTTTACATTCTACAGTACCatgtcaaaagtttggaaacatactttttaatgtttatgaaATGAGTAACATATGCTCAGCAAGGCtacatttaaatacaaaaatacagtaaaatagtaatattgCAAAAGACTATTATAGTactattacaaattaaaattaaaaaatatattttaaaaggtaatttattcctgtgatggcaaggctgaatttttagcatcggtccttcaaaaatcattctaatatctATTTCATTCTGTCATCACAAGAATAAGTACCATTTTTCTAATAAAATAGAAGACAattcttttaaattgtactaatatttcacatttttatgGAATAAATGTTTTCCAAACCTTTGACAGGTGGTGTATTATTGAACAGTTTGGGGTCAgaacgattttttttttttaaatcaatactTCTATTTAGCAAGGCcgatgcattaaactgattatttaaaaaaagttatcatTTTTCAAttttactctttttttaaaaaagtttaaaaaaaaatctgcagtCAATACTGAAATCAGCTATGCTTGTAAACTAATttacttaaacttaatttaGTGTGTTTATGCAATTGATGTATTTGGTAAAAAATTTGGTTGTCAAAGTTATCTACACTTTTAGAAGTGAGGCTACTTTTACACAATAACAACTTACTTAAAATGGAAACAACTTTTTTGCATACAGACAATAAATGATCCCTGTTCACACAGAcatgaaaaataactaaaaacacTATGTGATGACAGTAGTTGgtgatgtcactttgtaaagaaacattaCACCTCTATAGACTGAACATGTAATACCCATGTGCATGACATCACCCTCAAATTGAGAAGAGAAGGTAACAATATAATTTTCAAAAACTTGGGCTTTGAaacctgttttcaaaagttagcATTGTCAAGCCCCCAAAACGCTGTTGTCGTGTAAACGAACAGCGAAAACgcatacatttttatgtttttaattaagAACGGTGTCTTGTATACAGCCCCTAAAACTCAAAAAAGCttgtgccaaaaaaaaaaaaaaaatgaatgagttgagattttttacagtgcttgtTTCTTACCTTTTTTTCATTGGTAGTGGACATATTTCAGAAATCGATTGTCTGAGTATCCTGACAAAATCTCTGGGGTTCGGTCGGTCCTCCATTTGGTACAGCCATGCAGACAGTGGACGAGGAGTTTGTCCTTGATATCACCCACACAGTCAAACCCCATCATTTACACAGAATACAGTATGAAGACTACATCTaacatattacagtatttaaGATGAATAATTTAGCATAGTTTACCTGGTTCAGTTCTTACTGGACGTTGACCTATTGTTTGTCGATTCTGTATTTGTGCTTCATCAGACTGCATATTTCGGCTTTCCGTCAAATGGAGATGAGCCATACACTGCCATGAAAATTAGATGGTTGTCAAAGAACAGATTTGTTTCCCAAATTTCCCTAGTAGAAAATTATAACAGCGTCTCACCTCGTATAGCGTGGCCAACGTACGTTTACAAATCCCACGATTCTCACAGACACGAATGAAGTGTTTGAACAAATGAACATCTTCAGTTTGAAGTCCTCTGAGCAGAGCCCAGGCTGCAGAGATAcatctgaaaaatgtattttacaataattaaaaatgtatacgcAATATAGGGTTCACCGTGATTTTCCCAAGACAGACATGTTCCTTGATCAACATATTTTGCTGATCCTGGAACAAAATTCTTCTCTGAAACATGTGTTGAAATGATAGGTGTCATAGGTGATATGTGAGATAACACCGATGTAGAAACACCTAACCCTGGTTGTAaacctaaacttgacataaactttaaacttcaaatatgattgattgattgattggaatgttgatccaggaacacgTAACCTAGCGAAATCACGCTCACCACAATATAGGATGGTTTTggaaaaaatccaacaaaacatAGATTAATAAAAATCCTTATGATTTACTTGTTCTGTATTAATACATCCACACAGAGTTTGATATCATGAATGTTCTCCATGGCTGGTGTGATGCTGTATAGATACTTGAGTGCCGCTTGATCCACTCCTGTCCTCAATAAGGTCCTCAGAACAGCACAGTGATGCCTTGACAGTGTTGGAGGACAAGCTCTTGGGCTCAATAAAACATCCATTGAACACTGGGAATAAGAAAAGTGCCATATGTTCAGTGCGCAATGAGCAAACAAGGGAGTTTAGACCCACATAATATGATACCAAGACAATAtttgataacattaaaaaaacgtCTCACTGTAACTGATCCGCGATCTAGAAGCCAAAATCCAACAATCTGTTGGGAAAATGCAGATGGGATACTGAAAACATGGCAGAATGACTGCAGGAGATCATCCTTACATTGTAGAAGGTTAGACACGTCCAGGACAAAGTACATTATCTGGAGCTTTATTAAAGAGAGCAACCAAAAGTGAGAACATGAATGTTTGGGAGTAGGTAATAGGgtgcactttattttgatggtccactttagacaatCTGTTGACTACAAGTAATGTTGCACCGACATGTCAGATAACTCCTATTAGAATATAGACTGTTCGCTTGGGGAaagggttagtagaataagtcaCTCAGcggaatgtctgttgggggatcatcaaaataaagtgttagcagatattaagcagacagtctaatACTCTAtggagagttagttgacatgtaggtgTAAAATTACTTATGATCAACAGAATGTCTAAAGGGGACTATCAAAATAGTTTTTCCAATAAAATATAGTTTCTTAGGCTcgccaaagctgcatttatttgatcaaaagtacaCTAAAATCAGTAATGttgagaaatattattataatttaaaataacttctcTATTTTGTAGAGATGCACCGATGTATCAGCCAATAATCGGCATTGTTTAAAATCAGTCGATAATACTGTGTGTGAAGTAAATCACTCTTGTGTTGAATTTAGGGCCAGTTCAAAGAATAATGTATTAAGAGTTACAAAAATTGTGTGGGAGAAAGCAGGCTCTTTTTGACCCCCATGGCTTGCCTGTAGTTCAGGGTTTCCAggtctgcgtttttttttttgttgttgttgttgttttttgtagcATCTCATTTTTAGAGTTTTGTTACTTCAGCTTTCAAATGCTGTCCATTTTATTATGAACCTCAAAGTTTTTCATGCTGGCAAATGTGATGTGACAATCTTTTCTTCCGCTTTAATACAAGCACgaaaaacatgaatgaacatcagaaggtatgttaaAGGATGCAGtataaaggccctttcacactggacgcgattttgacgtgcgaataatttgcgcaatgttttttttttctgatcagctgtttgtgtaatgagcgcttccacaccgaacgcgaatgtgctgaggacatttatttttttcgtttcgatgccaatttttttttactctagccgcgacaaaaacggcttcaaccaatcacataaaaggaaacaaaggtgacgaaatgtccagttgatgtcacgagctattcaatcaactttagacacagctagccggttaaaacaggtgaatttaaacaatggctaagtggctaaactcaTCTTGTTGTCGtgtgagggacctgttcatgttggacggacattttaattgcattttgtgtctgttaagaggcacaaagacagcCTTTAccttatgcccccaaagctgccgttttagctgagggggggctctgggcatgtaataactccgtgttgcaagcaccaatccggttcgttttttttttctatagactgtactcacaaagatataatgatcaagatacacttaaaaattcaccagagttgtcctttaagcacACTATTTATTTACCAACATTTAACCTTTGTCAAGGTATGACAGATGCAGTACAACTTACTGAAATGAATCATGACTCATGTAATCGCTCAGTTCATTTTAACCTCTAATATTATAGTAATGTACCAAATGAGAggtttttactttataaaaaaaatatatattacgaAAATCAAACTGTCAGTGTTGGCATTGGCAGATATCACTGAATAATCGGCTATGGGCATCGGCAGAGAAATTTACTATTGGTGCATCtctaatatttttatgttttataatatatatttttttcctgtgatggcaaaactGAATTATCAGCATCATTACTACATTATAATCTtcactcttcagtgtcacatgatcttttggctcctcaagaaatatttcttatttttttaattaaagtttaaattagttgtgcatttatttgtttttatatgaatattaaatactatctaaagtatataatttatattataggCTATTTAATAGCTAAGTATAAACAGtaaacaattataaaataaaaatatagcaaaatctaattaataaataacataacATTTCAACGCATAAACAAAACcatcaaaatattaaaataaaaaacaagcaGGATACAATGGCTTGGACAGACACCATGTCAATATTAGGCAGCAGCACTAGCTTTAGTAAAGCTTCTAGAGATGGTGGTGGGTACGTTTGATAGGCACAGTCTTCTGACACCCATATAGGCCCGTGTTGTTTGTCCAGATGAGCTACTATACCCTGAATGAGAGAACTCCAACGGTACTTATCCTCAGCATAACTGCTGATGAGAGACAGAACATGAGAATATTggtaattatttaataattcattcattaattacTGTGAATTACCTCAACTCCAGACATGTTCTCCTGTGTTTCTGGTCCATCTCACACCACATCTGAGATATCTTCTTCAATTCATGggcttctaaaaaaaaaaaaagacaaagtaaacaaaaaaaaatagctgttttttttatacttaaacaggtttggaacaacataagattatgacagaattgtcatgtTTGTGTGAATTATCCCTGTAATACATGTTTTCGGATTTTACCTTTAAAATAGTGTGATATAGCCGAGTCTGAAATGAGTCGTCAGTAATTCCAGTCTTACTTCCTGCATGACCCTACATAGGTTTGTAACAAATCTGCATAATACCATTCTATGTTCTTCATTGGCTGCCTGCAAACAATGTCTATTTTGATCCgccctcaaacactgtagttgtAGCTGAGATCTAGAAGAGTTTAGTTTCTGTTGTCGACATGCAGAGAAGATGCTGTTTTCTTTAATGTGAAAGAAAATCCACTTTGCTTTCACTTGAATGATTCAAGTAAATCACTTGAAACTCAAATTGATAAAGTAAAACCGTTACCATCCTTACTGTTCATGTCACTGTGTATTCAAGTGCTGAGAAAGCCTTCagagctgaaattcagatatggTAATTAGCATTTTGTTTCCAATATGTGCTGTAAGTTGTAGACCAATCAACCAACAGacaatctgaccaatcagagctgaGTAGGTTCTCAGAAAGGAGGGGTTTAGAGAGGCTTAATCCTTTATCAAACTGCTTAGAAACTGTGAGAAATCAGGTTGTGCTGCAATTTCTAAtatgagaaaattaaagtgtttttttttttatcttggatgcatttaaacataatatagGAGACCTCCCAAACTAAATTAGGAATCTTTAAGTGACTATTTTAATGGCACATACtttgtttaaataaacatgTCCCCAATCCAGTGGTATCCACAGGTACCTGGGTACTTAGGCAGAAGTCCTGTGATGCTCCACCACTGCACAAGGCTGCCCAGCAGGATGTGTTGCCTCAAGGCATGCTGGTCTTGTTTCCAACAACCCCATGAAGCCCTGCTTTCTGGTGTAAAACATCCCACATGGGACACCCAGGAAAAGAAACGAAATTGTAAAGCAGTTTGCTAAAGCGCTTCATATATGTCATACTGATATTGACACCCTtgcattttttataaataatcaGTTTTTCCAGAACATAGataaattaaaacatattttggtATATACATGCATTTCTGTTGTTTTGTAGTAGATAAAACGCAAAATTGTTAATGAAAAAAGGAGGAAATTAACATGGTTTCCACACAAATCTGAATCAGCacaacatttatatataaacttATATGTATTAAACATACATAAGACATGTTctcttattttatatataattatacacacacacacacacacacacacacacacacacacacacacacacacacacacatatatatacacacacaggtccttctcaaaaaattagcatatgtaaTAAAAGTTCATAATTTTCCATAATgttatgataaaaattaaacgttcatatattttagattcattgcacaccaactaaaatatttcaggtcttttattgttttaatacagatgattttggcatacagctcatgaaaacccaaaattcctatctaaaaaaattagcatatcatgaaaaggttctctaaacgagctattaacctaatcatctgaatcaactaattaactctaaacacctgcaaaagattcctgaggctttaaaaactccaggcctggttcattactcaaaaccgcaatcatgggtaagactgcggacctgact is from Pseudorasbora parva isolate DD20220531a chromosome 10, ASM2467924v1, whole genome shotgun sequence and encodes:
- the LOC137090557 gene encoding uncharacterized protein, translating into MSGVEIVGFWLLDRGSVTCSMDVLLSPRACPPTLSRHHCAVLRTLLRTGVDQAALKYLYSITPAMENIHDIKLCVDVLIQNKCISAAWALLRGLQTEDVHLFKHFIRVCENRGICKRTLATLYECMAHLHLTESRNMQSDEAQIQNRQTIGQRPVRTEPGQTPRPLSAWLYQMEDRPNPRDFVRILRQSISEICPLPMKKSVVLPKYSENSVNSPELSLSSQASCHVTNITSVDIYHEFKKGAVEEECEEALPLQTEEEMFDTLAVISSSYSTSSDSMESVGFITPASSSPSAQSAQELIVLKQNSSTVPEDEDKPPADMTPGCPDLTLTLEGATEALFINSLSRGSLEKISSSVLPGDSTHVERRLLSTLNLHPNCSSNEDNQSVCLIPEIPTESHNLLSPNHEKLIYHRTVDDAISMKLKNLTETEEGILLPREPKVEYDHLQDSDNVEESGTSSFLQLKPLRRVLSLSRLEDCPEGFYGDSEDAVDQPEILTSCDFTETMHDLLAHLQPTDLLADDREPYQACSLSALKGSIMRMDISLIRLSKRSCQIHSPIDSRSSLVRTAQLSLSQQSSRESRVSSTKEAVCFRTTSDRVGHCKLGGWWKQALETRRPSTGLLPALEQVSPVTREKRASEPRRPSAHGLGSFLNFPSNPQVKKREAEQAVKGELTGRRGSFKGIINQMDSGSTSHRGRRGKTSKRIKRA